From a single Rutidosis leptorrhynchoides isolate AG116_Rl617_1_P2 chromosome 5, CSIRO_AGI_Rlap_v1, whole genome shotgun sequence genomic region:
- the LOC139847157 gene encoding uncharacterized protein: protein MDEIWERAVETALDGQTDVTSVRTLTLDGAVKCVPGRLPHPSLFQKFTHLQHLSIANIGVSSLEQFPRLQNLQKLILSDNRIAGGLEYLVEAGLESLRDLDLSNNRIQEIDDLRPLAELRLVSLDLYECPVTRVKDYRSRVFGLIKSLKYLDKMDVDENERPESEDEDDENDDNDEEEDDDEGEEEDDPGSGEIDGEENGPNRLTNGHAVEQDGVVDVDEDDESDADEEESEIVRGSSGNGNRNGSTVEANGFHGEDDDEEDGDGDDDSEEIDEDEGGEDEEEDVIEVHEIEDSDDEEDGVEDEDEDDEEDKEVDNDDGDLGEPGSSGWVTSTEGEIDGHEQGEDDDVDEDDDGETGEEEIGVDDEGDFEDDEEAEDEDEEDAGTGYLVQPVAQVAEAGIVLGDEEDDPEVEEDEEEEEEDEYNEDGDEDEENDDEVHLPSSSNKRKRDDDDDDDDDDDDGDDDDDGGEDDGLVHHHPKSSKHN from the exons ATGGACGAGATCTGGGAGAGAGCAGTGGAAACGGCGTTAGACGGCCAAACGGACGTGACGTCAGTCCGGACGTTAACGCTAGACGGCGCCGTTAAGTGCGTTCCCGGCCGTTTACCACATCCGTCTTTATTTCAGAAGTTTACGCACTTACAACACCTATCAATTGCAAACATCGGTGTATCATCGCTTGAACAGTTTCCGCGGTTACAAAATCTACAGAAATTGATTTTATCTGATAATCGGATCGCTGGTGGATTGGAATATTTGGTTGAGGCTGGTTTGGAATCGTTGAGAGATTTAGATTTATCGAATAATAGGATCCAGGAGATTGATGATTTAAGACCGTTGGCTGAGTTAAGGCTTGTTTCGCTTGATTTGTATGAGTGTCCTGTTACTAGGGTTAAGGATTATAGGTCTAGAGTGTTTGGATTGATCAAATCGCTGAAGTATTTAGATAAAATGGATGTTGATGAGAACGAACGGCCTGAATCggaggatgaagatgatgaaaacgATGATAATGATGAGGAGGAGGATGATGATGAAGGGGAGGAAGAGGATGATCCTGGTAGTGGAGAGATTGATGGTGAGGAAAACGGGCCGAATCGGTTAACGAATGGACATGCTGTTGAGCAGGATGGTGTGGTTGATGTAGATGAAGACGACGAGAGCGATGCGGATGAGGAGGAATCGGAGATTGTGAGAGGATCGAGTGGGAACGGGAATAGGAATGGATCAACTGTTGAGGCGAATGGTTTTCATGGAGAGGATGATGATGAGgaggatggtgatggtgatgatgattcGGAGGAGATTGATGAAGATGAAGGTGGAGAGGATGAGGAGGAGGATGTGATTGAAGTTCATGAGATTGAAGAtagtgatgatgaagaagatggggttgaggatgaagatgaagatgatgaagaggataaggaagttgataatgatgatggtgatttaGGTGAGCCAGGGAGTAGTGGTTGGGTGACTAGTACAGAAGGTGAAATTGATGGACATGAGCAGGGAGAGGATGATGATGTTGACGAGGATGATGATGGAGAGACTGGTGAGGAGGAAATTGGTGTTGATGATGAAGGTgattttgaagatgatgaagaggctGAGGATGAG GATGAAGAGGATGCTGGTACAGGGTACCTGGTACAACCAGTTGCACAGGTTGCAGAAGCTGGTATAGTACTTGGGGATGAAGAGGATGATCCTGAAGTGGAAGaggatgaggaagaagaagaagaagatgaatacaatgaagatggtgatgaggatgaagagaatgatgatgaagTGCACCTTCCATCTTCTTCAAATAAAAGAAaacgtgatgatgatgatgatgatgatgacgatgatgatgatggagatgatgatgatgatggtggagaAGATGATGGTCTTGTTCATCATCATCCCAAATCATCAAAGCACAACTAA
- the LOC139850687 gene encoding uncharacterized protein produces MFLRSPTYSFSPYDIVQSRYLHKHRLHVQSMAKQSGEKQQVSNNEKLAIAGGLISNPVIAWSLYTLKTTGYGLPSGPGGSIGALEGVSYLVVMGIVGWSLYTKSTTGSGLPNGPFGLLGVVEGLSYLSVVAILVVFGLQFFQKSFAYGLVPDSVIDSLIDIDQFLCYSYSIVCV; encoded by the coding sequence ATGTTCCTCCGATCACCCACTTATTCATTCTCACCTTACGACATCGTTCAATCCCGTTACTTACATAAACACCGGCTCCATGTTCAATCAATGGCAAAACAATCAGGTGAAAAACAACAAGTTTCTAATAATGAGAAGCTGGCTATAGCCGGTGGATTAATCTCCAATCCGGTAATTGCGTGGTCTCTTTACACTCTCAAAACAACCGGCTACGGCCTACCCTCTGGCCCGGGTGGGTCCATCGGTGCATTGGAAGGAGTTAGTTACTTGGTAGTTATGGGAATTGTGGGTTGGTCTTTGTATACCAAGTCTACAACCGGGTCGGGTCTACCTAACGGACCCTTTGGTTTGTTGGGTGTTGTGGAAGGATTGTCATATTTGTCGGTGGTGGCTATTTTGGTTGTGTTTGGGTTGCAGTTTTTCCAGAAGAGTTTTGCTTATGGTTTGGTCCCGGATTCCGTGATTGATTCTTTAATTGATATTGATCAGTTTTTATGTTATTCTTATTCTATTGTTTGTGTTTAA